The genome window CGGCGGAAGAGGCGGAGCACAAGGAGCGAATGGTGCGGCTGCTCGACGCCGGGATCGAGCAGGACCTGCTGCGCCGCCGTCCCGAGGCCGTCGCGGATCGGATTGTTCGCAAGACGGTGCTCGAAAACGCGGCCGGAACGCCGCTCTTCGAGGCGCTGCGGCCGGGGTTTGAGTCTTGGTACGAGAGCGGTCACAGCAAGGGGGTTAATCTTGATCTCGAGGTGGTAGTCGCTCTCGCGCAGCGAGTCTGGGAGATAGCTGACGGACCGGATCAAAGGGGGACTCTACTTAACATTCTCGGCACCGCGCTTTTGACTTTAGGAGAACGGGAGAGCGCGAACGATCGCTTGGAAGAAGCGATCTCGGCTTATCGGTTTGCGCTTGAGGAGTTTACTCGGGCACGTTTCCCACTCCAATGGGCGAGCGTTCAAATGAATCTAGGCAATGCACTTCAGGCTCTTGGACAACGTGAGAGCGGAATAGGTTGCCTGGAAGAAGCCGTTACAGCCTATCGACTTTCGCTGGAGGAGCGAACGCGGGCACGAGACCCGTTTAATTGGGCGAAGGTGCAGATGAACCTCGGCAATGCGCTTCGGATTATGGGAGAGCGGGAGAGCGGGACGGACCGCCTCGAGGAAGCGGTTACGGCCTTTAGGCTTTCGCTTGAAGAACGAGCGCGGGCGCGCGTACCGCAATACTGGGCGATGACGCAGATGAACCTCGGCATTGCGCTCACGATCTTGGGGCAGCGGAAGAGCGGGACGGATCGCCTGGAGGAAGCGGTTTCGGCCTATCGGCTTTCGCTGGAGGAAACGCCGCAGGCGCGCGTACCCTTGGAGTGGGCGATGATTCAGATGAATCTCGGCAACGCGCTTACGATCTTGGGGGACCGACAGAACAGAACGGATTATCTGGAGGAAGCCGTTACTGCGTATCGGCGTTCGCTTGAGGAGAACACTCGTGCACGTGTGCCTTTCCTATGGGCGAGGGTGCAAATGAATCTCGGCAATTCGCTTTTGTTCGTAGGAGAGCGAAACGGCAGGACAGATGAGCTGGAGGAAGCCGTCGAGGCCTGTCGGCTTGCGCTTGAGGAGATTACGCGGGCGCGCGTTCCGGTCGACTGGGCAGGTACGCAGATGAATCTTGGCAATGCGCTTATGTCGCTGGGTTGGAAAATGAAGGACCTTCAAAAGCTTGCCGAGGCAAGAACGGCGCTTCTTGGCGCCAACGAGGTCTTCGAGGAGGCCGGCATCGATCTATATCGCGCGCGCATCGCGCATTGGCTTGAAAAGACGGAGCGCGCCATCGCGGAACTAGAAAACCGCGGGTCCTAGGTCCGGGTCGTACACATAAAAAATGGAGCGGGTGAAGGGAATCGAACCCTCGTCTTAAGCTTGGGAAGCTTCTGCTCTACCATTGAGCTACACCCGCTTGTACCACGCTATATCGGCGGCGCGGCGGCGGCCTGTCAAGAGGCGAGACAGCGCCCGGCACTGCTGCGCACCGCTTTCCCGGTGCTGCCAACGCAAAGCAGGCGGCGCAAAAAGTTTGCGCTTGATTTCCCCTCTCCCATCGCCACGTTTGGCGGCGCCGCCAGCAGCCCGTTTCCGGGCGTGGGGATTTGCAATTTCAGGGAGTGCCGAACATGCGCGAGCGGGTGACACGCCTCGTTCAATCGAAACGCTGGGAAGCGGCGATCATCGCGCTGATTGTGATCAATGCGATCACCCTCGGGCTGGAAACCAGCGAAACCGCGATGCAGGCGGCGGGCGGGTTTCTCTATGCGCTCGACCGGACGGTGCTTGCGGTGTTCGTCGTCGAGATCGCCCTGCGCATCTACGCCCACCGGCTCCGGTTCTTCCGCGATCCCTGGAGCCTGTTCGATTTCTCGGTCGTGGCGATTGCCCTGATGCCGGCGACAGGCGCGCTCTCCGTGCTGCGCGCGCTGCGCATCCTGCGCGTGCTCCGGCTGATCTCCGTGGTGCCGTCGCTGCGCCGGGTGGTCGGGGGACTGGTCGCGGCCCTTCCCGGCATGGGCTCCATCGTGCTTTTGCTGTCGCTGGTCTTTTATGTCTTCGCGGTGATGACGACCAAGCTCTACGGCGCCTCGTTTCCGGAGTGGTTCGGCACGATCTCGCGCTCGCTCTACACGCTGTTCCAGATCATGACGCTGGAGAGCTGGTCGATGGGCATCGTGCGCCCGGTGATGGAGGTCTATCCGCTGTCCTGGCTGTTGTTCGTGCCCTTCATCCTGTGCACGGCCTTTACCGTTTTGAACCTCTTCATCGGTGTCATCGTCTCGGCAATGCAGCAGGAGCACGACCAACTTGCCGAAGCCGACCGCCAGGCGATCCACGACGAGACGGGGGTGCTTCTGGCGGAGGTCAAGGCGCTTCGAACGGAGGTCAACGCCTTGCGCTCCGAGATCGCGAAGCCGGGGCGTGAGGACTGACGTGCGGACCGTCAGGTTTCTAGCCGGGCCAGATCCTCTTCCGGGCCTTCCAGCGTCAGCGTCACGCCGGCTTGCGTGAAATCGCGGGCAATCACGCTGAGGCCGAGCTGCTCGACCTGGCGTTCCAGCTCCGAGCTTGAAGCGAAATCGGCGCTGACCTCTTTCACGGCAAACCGCTGGAAGGGGATCAACTCGGCATTGGCGATGGCCGCTTGCGCCGCCCCGGAATAG of Stappia sp. ES.058 contains these proteins:
- a CDS encoding ion transporter; translation: MRERVTRLVQSKRWEAAIIALIVINAITLGLETSETAMQAAGGFLYALDRTVLAVFVVEIALRIYAHRLRFFRDPWSLFDFSVVAIALMPATGALSVLRALRILRVLRLISVVPSLRRVVGGLVAALPGMGSIVLLLSLVFYVFAVMTTKLYGASFPEWFGTISRSLYTLFQIMTLESWSMGIVRPVMEVYPLSWLLFVPFILCTAFTVLNLFIGVIVSAMQQEHDQLAEADRQAIHDETGVLLAEVKALRTEVNALRSEIAKPGRED
- a CDS encoding tetratricopeptide repeat protein yields the protein MFKDDACLEKFVTMLVATSVAGAATGGVAVVPGAAEALVSGGGLLTRLSGQRRSDAHRIIHETTVIVRAQWTVWIATSSRTDEADLANAVASFEEVVPHIAPRPADVVAKRLKATAIADLMLERAEAARPDLYADKSPRNATAKLAREFLHELVRRSYGLLTANPDYLDRIAPDLWRGVLEQLGDIKADTGAIREKQDAQGDQLGRLEAMLAALPERTAAARASGISDDALIALARTFSEGVADAEQAFRELKYAVEIAIGVQQEGAAGTNLGAFVDEVLRRVALLSATGDYDGAASEIDTALAAEEAEHKERMVRLLDAGIEQDLLRRRPEAVADRIVRKTVLENAAGTPLFEALRPGFESWYESGHSKGVNLDLEVVVALAQRVWEIADGPDQRGTLLNILGTALLTLGERESANDRLEEAISAYRFALEEFTRARFPLQWASVQMNLGNALQALGQRESGIGCLEEAVTAYRLSLEERTRARDPFNWAKVQMNLGNALRIMGERESGTDRLEEAVTAFRLSLEERARARVPQYWAMTQMNLGIALTILGQRKSGTDRLEEAVSAYRLSLEETPQARVPLEWAMIQMNLGNALTILGDRQNRTDYLEEAVTAYRRSLEENTRARVPFLWARVQMNLGNSLLFVGERNGRTDELEEAVEACRLALEEITRARVPVDWAGTQMNLGNALMSLGWKMKDLQKLAEARTALLGANEVFEEAGIDLYRARIAHWLEKTERAIAELENRGS